From one Drosophila gunungcola strain Sukarami chromosome 2R unlocalized genomic scaffold, Dgunungcola_SK_2 000006F, whole genome shotgun sequence genomic stretch:
- the LOC128254963 gene encoding probable G-protein coupled receptor Mth-like 7: MKEEFCLYPYHFASDFPNTIWIVTHECTTATKMAASAITVVSIICYMLTIAVYLYVKKLRNMIGKCLICTLFCICMSDLTFVLDDFNLLNGICSPAGYSLYFFDIAGGLWNSVFSYHMMKCLKFLRLKEPRYQFSIYSAFVWGTAAIPTGVIFLMNLAWEEDPHKFDLTPLVGFIECSVNKEKNIAWLYYHGPLLILSIFNMIMFVRIATHILTVKKELKKLTDREDETTTCMNFDSQTYLTFLRIFIMTGVTLNLNTISFLVRHNEIGQKVLTISDYFHFAFGAVIFLLVVLKRSTLLMIMDR, translated from the exons ATGAAAGAGGAGTTTTGCCTCTACCCCTACCATTTTGCTTCGGATTTTCCCAACACAATATGGATTGTTACACACGAATGcacaacggcaacaaaaatGGCAGCCAGCGCAA TCACGGTTGTATCGATAATATGCTATATGCTTACGATCGCAGTATATCTTTATGTCAAAAAGCTGCGAAATATGATCGGCAAGTGCCTTATATGCACTTTATTTTGCATATGCATGTCTGACCTTACCTTTGTCCTAGATGATTTCAATTTATTGAACGGCATTTGCTCTCCAGCAG GTTACAGCTTATACTTTTTCGACATAGCTGGTGGTCTCTGGAACTCGGTCTTTAGCTATCACATGATGAAGTGTCTTAAGTTCCTCCGTCTAAAGGAACCGCGCTATCAGTTTAGTATCTACAGCGCTTTTGTCTGGGGAACTGCAGCTATTCCGACTGGagtcatatttttaatgaatctaGCTTGGGAAGAGGACCCccataaatttgatttgacaCCATTAGTTGGTTTCATTGAATGCTCGGTGAACA aagaaaaaaacattgccTGGCTCTACTATCATGGACCATTACTAATCTTGAGTATATTTAATATGATCATGTTTGTTCGCATAGCCACACATATTTTGACAGTGAAGAAAGAGCTAAAGAAGTTAACCGATCGAGAGGACGAAACGACGACATGTATGAATTTCGACAGTCAGAC CTATTTGACGTTTCTGCGTATCTTTATTATGACGGGCGTTACATTGAATCTGAATACAATTTCGTTTTTGGTAAGGCACAATGAAATTGGGCAGAAGGTCCTTACGATATCCGACTACTTCCATTTCGCTTTTGGCGCTGTAATTTTTTTGCTGGTTGTTCTAAAGCGCAGTACGCTTTTGATGATCATGGATAGGTAA
- the LOC128254837 gene encoding melanization protease 1, with amino-acid sequence MKHFKAAIVVAACLFLWANEGSAALLEENCGTTRPIPRRIRRVVGGRNAERSLNPWAVLVLGENDIFCSGSLITSRFVLTSASCLFASPKQVALGEYDRNCTSKECLSNRQVIDVDRQIAHPKYGYDQISKNDIALLRMAKEVEFSAYIRPICLPVGKRFGNNIRDFKAVGWGKTDSGETSMILQTATLEYLAPELCSRKFDKVIDKSQICLGSMTSDTCNGDSGGPLSALKKYNKTRRVFQFGIVSYGSAFCTGLGVYTKVEHFMGWILKTINKNINDTARQIP; translated from the exons ATGAAGCACTTCAAAGCGGCAATCGTGGTGGCAGCCTGTCTATTTCTTTGGGCAAACGAAGGCTCGGCCGCCTTGCTGGAGGAGAACTGTGGAACCACTAGGCCCATCCCACGAAGAATTCGTCGGGTAGTTGGAGGCCGAAATGCAGAAAGATCCTTGAATCCGTGGGCTGTTCTCGTGCTCGGAGAAAACGATATTTTTTGCAGCGGTTCGCTTATCACCTCTC GTTTTGTTTTGACTTCAGCCAGTTGCCTTTTCGCGTCGCCTAA GCAAGTGGCATTGGGCGAATACGATAGAAATTGCACGAGTAAGGAGTGCTTATCAAATCGTCAAGTCATTGATGTCGATAGACAGATTGCCCACCCTAAATACGGCTATGATCAAATCTCAAAGAATGACATAGCTCTGCTTCGAATGGCCAAAGAGGTGGAGTTCTCAG CCTATATCAGACCAATTTGTCTGCCCGTCGGTaaacgatttggaaataaCATTCGAGATTTCAAAGCCGTTGGTTGGGGTAAAACCGATTCAGGCGAAACCAGCATGATACTACAGACAGCGACGTTAGAATATCTCGCACCGGAACTTTGCAGCCGCAAATTTGACAAAGTTATTGATAAATCTCAGATATGTCTTGGTAGTATGACCAGCGACACGTGCAACGGCGATTCGGGAGGTCCGTTGAGCGCActaaaaaagtataataaaaCCCGAAGGGTTTTCCAGTTCGGCATTGTCAGCTACGGATCTGCTTTCTGCACTGGACTCGGGGTCTACACAAAAGTCGAACACTTTATGGGCTGGATTTTGAAAACTATTAACAAGAATATTAATGATACTGCTCGCCAGATACCTTGA
- the LOC128254839 gene encoding LOW QUALITY PROTEIN: uncharacterized protein LOC128254839 (The sequence of the model RefSeq protein was modified relative to this genomic sequence to represent the inferred CDS: deleted 2 bases in 1 codon), with amino-acid sequence MPIKQDKTIVELYKAKKFVADSLASVYASHTKVAPNGLLSTYSVSGIEDRHLTASPDLPSLLERSSKSENKDLYDLCLLLLDKEGYESDCSGGNRRIPRQPNGQDSVHQVDHKNARAYTRNQVEQFTAEEVDEKQGGNWKRSPSIPNMGGSRKKNIVKTKLKKQNRECTEKIAVPLNSKPYRKLSRQIPESNVTLCAEPVITAKKQPKIQETFQKRWITHRRLKSNHIWKSPLRNPFDIPKTQRTLRAVLEQVEGRTVRKQLIGPEWKPDILSTKDPKETAENKNISQILCVWASEQIHFVMKFIDDHHTYSLLLLLATLVYLAYILCYDVSEHINEERRYLAKMNNSALPMKCFYYLMRLLRAPIF; translated from the exons ATGCCCATAAAACA AGACAAAACCATAGTTGAGTTGTACAAAGCCAAGAAATTTGTGGCCGACTC CCTAGCCTCGGTTTATGCCAGTCACACAAAAGTAGCACCGAATGGTCTATTGAGCACTTATTCTGTAAGTGGAATCGAGGATCGACACCTTACAGCTTCTCCCGATTTGCCGAGCCTTTTGGAACGAAGTTCCAAGTCTGAAAACAAGGATCTATATGATCTATGCCTTCTTCTGTTGGACAAAGAAGGCTATGAGAGTGACTGTTCAGGGGGAAACAGGAGGATCCCACGTCAACCCAATGGCCAGGATTCAGTCCATCAAGTTGACCACAAAAACGCAAGGGCCTATACACGCAATCAAGTGGAGCAGTTTACAGCTGAGGAAGTCGATGAAAAGCAAGGTGGTAACTGGAAAAGAAGCCCATCTATTCCTAATATGGGAGGCtcaagaaagaaaaatattgtCAAGACCAAG CTTAAGAAACAAAATAGGGAATGCACTGAAAAGATAGCCGTACCGCTAAACTCGAAACCTTATCGTAAG ttaagtCGCCAAATTCCAGAAAGCAATGTTACGCTCTGTGCCGAACCAGTCATCACAGCTAAAAAGCAGCCTAAAATCCAAGAAACATTCCAAAAAAGGTGGATAACGCACAGAAGGTTGAAGTCCAACCACATTTGGAAGAGCCCGCTGAGAAACCCTTTCGATATTCCGAAAACCCAA AGAACCTTAAGAGCAGTCCTTGAACAAGTTGAGGGCAGAACAGTTCGGAAACAATTGATAGGTCCAGAATGGAAACCCGATATTCTATCCACAAAGGATCCAAAGGAAActgctgaaaataaaaacattagcCAAATACTATGTGTCTGGGCCTCCGAGCAGATACATTTTGTAATGAAATTCATAG ATGATCACCACACTTATAGCCTACTCTTGCTGCTGGCCACCTTAGTTTACTTGGCCTATATCCTGTGCTACGATGTTAGTGAACATATAAACGAGGAACGGCGATATCTGGCCAAGATGAACAACTCGGCTCTGCCGATGAAGTGCTTTTACTACCTGATGCGACTGCTGAGAGCCCCCATATTCTGA